A segment of the Lolium perenne isolate Kyuss_39 chromosome 3, Kyuss_2.0, whole genome shotgun sequence genome:
ACGCGCAGAAACTCGCCGGCCGAGTCGCCGCTCTCAGTCGCTTCATCCCCCGACTCGGCGACAAGGCCACGCCACTCTACCGTCTCCTCAAGAAGTCGGACTCGTTCGAGTGGACGGACGAAGCGCAGAAGGCCCTGGAAGAACTCCAGAACGCCCTGAGGAACGCTCATGTCCTCGCGGCCCCGCTTCCACAAAAAACCATGCTGCTGTACGTTGCCGCCTCCAGTCGCGCAATCAGTGCAGTCATGTTCGTCGAGCGCAAGGAGGAAGGAAAAGATCAGTTGACTCAACGAccagtctactacatcagcgaagccttAATCGAGTCGAAGCAGCGGTACCCGCACTACCAAAAACTGGTATACGCAGTGCTCAGGGCCCAGCGGCgactggccccttacttccacgagcatCCCATCAAGGTGGTCGCCTCAACGCCACTCACCGATATCATCTGCAACCGCGATGCAACCGACCGGATtgccaagtgggcagtcgaactCGGCATCCACAACATCACGTACGAGTCACGCCACGCTATCAAGTCCCAAGCGCTAGCCGACTTCCTCGCAGATTGGGAAGAAGCCCAGCAGCCGAGCTCCCCGGCGGACCTCAAGCACTGGACACTGCACTTCGATTGCTCCAAAAACCTCgaaggagcaggagcaggggTCGTCCTCACTTCGCCTAAAGGCGACATCGTGAGATTCCTGCAACTCCGattcgagccctgcaccaacaacatggccgaatACGAGGCACTCCTCCACGGCATGCGCATCGCGAAAGAAATGGGTGCAACACGACTACATTGCCTCGGCGACTCCGACCTCGTCGCCAGCCAAACGCCCGGCACCTGTGATGCCACCGATGCCAACATGATCGCCTACAAGCGAGCGGTCGACCAGGCCGGCGCCAGGTTCGCCGGTCACGTCGTCGAGCgggtcgacaggcgcaagaaCAAAGAAGCAGACGCACTGGCCAAGctcgggtccaagcgactcccACCCCCTCCAGGCGTCTTCCTTGACATCCTTACTCACTCGTCGGTGCGTGTGCCGCGGGAGATCGACAtcgccgaaccacccgcacccgactcCATCCTAGTCGCACTCGCCTCCGATACTGGGGACTGGACGGAACCGtacataagctacctcgagcGCCAGGTATTACCCATGGACGAGACGGAGGCACGCACGCTTGTACGCTGctgcaagtccttcaccatcatcaacaatgagctCTACAAGCGCAGCGTCTCCGGAGTATTCCAGCGGTGCGTCACCGCTGATGAAGGCCGCAAGattctgcgcgacatccacgcaggcgACTGCGGACACCACGCAGGCGCGCGCTCGATTgtagccaaagccttccggcacggcttctactggccaacaACCCATGAAGATGCAGTCGACCTCATCCGCGCATGCGCCGGATGCCAGAAATAGGCGAGCCAGTCGCACATGCAGGGCTCGGCGCTGAAAACCATACCCCTCACCTGGCCGTTCGCCGTCCGGGGCATGGATATGGTGGGGAAATTCAAGACAGCCCCCGGCGGGTACACtcacctcctcgtcgccgtggACAAATTCACCATATGGGTGGAGGCAAAACCCATCAAGAAGTGCGACGACAATACAGCCACCAAGTTCTTACGAGAATTGATCTACCACTACGGCTACCCTCATAGCATCATCacggacaacggcaccaacttcgccaaaggggaAATGGCCGACTTCTACGAAGAAAAAggcatccgactcgacctcgcgTCAGTCGCACACCCCGAGTCAAACGGGCAAGCAGAAAGGGCGAACTAGAGCATCCTCCACGGAATCAAACCACGACTGGTGGTACCCCTGGAGCGTGCGGTCGGATGCTGGGCAGAAGAACTCCCTTCCGTACTTTGGGGCATTCGCACAACACCGAACAGGTCGACTGGCTTCACGCCCTTCTTCCTGGTGTACAGCGCCGAAGCTGTCATGCCCACCGACTACGCCGAAGAAGAGAATGAGCGCGCTCGGAAAGATGACGtcgacctcctcgacgaggcacgagacctcgcactctccaggaCGGCCATTTACCAGCAATGCCTTCGCCGCTACCACAGTCGCCGCGTCCGCGGTCGCTCCTtccaagaaggcgacctcgtccTTCGGTtaatccaggacaagaaaggcatgcacaagctTTCCCCCCCTTGGGAAGGACCGTTCGCCGTCAGCCGTGCACTCGGCAATGACGCCTACTACCTCACCGACGTTCGCAAAGATGACAAAGGCGAGCCACTCACTAGGGAAGTCgagcgcccctggaacatcaACCTCCTCCGTCGGTTCtacacttagaaaaatcatgtaagcAACACCCGAATATCAATAAAGTCGCCTGTTGCCTCAATCGCATTCGCCAACCATCTTGCCATCACTCGCCACACGAACATATCTCCCATCTCACCACCACGAGCCCAGTCGCCGAATCGCGCGACTCAGGGACTGGGAGACTTTCGATTGCTACTGCTGGCAGAGCAATCCAAGATCAGCCAAGTAGCTCGGCTAACAAGGGCACAACAGGCAAACCGGTCGCAACACCAGGCCCGGCTAGCCCCGTGTCCCTTACGCCATCAAGCAAAAACGGCGACTGGATCCTGCAGCAGGGTCGCCCGCCCGACCAGCCCTTCGGGCCCCAGCAATCGTACAGTGCTACGCTATACAGCATGCAaacgccctcctctaccttaggcaaGTGACTTGAAaggctaagtacttcgaccagggactccgcaaaacggacccgcggatTGCCAAGGAACAACGCCACACCAAgaacccctttggagtcgccaagcgactggctcaccgagccatGACGAGAGGCACGCTACACAAACAGCGTAAAACAAACGACCCACTCCTCCACCCATGAGGCAGCTATTCGCACTAAacgactacgtactgcgactggggacgcccagctcgacaaggaaaacagtcaagtcgataaCCATCATCGGGGTCGCAGAGCGACTGGCCCCTCTGGCCATGGAGAGTAGGCTCACAACAAAACACTCGCACAAAGAAGTTCACCAACCATCATTCACCAAAAGCACTTTGCTTATATACAACTAACACCCACGAGTCGCATGCTCGTAGGAACAAAATATTTATCCTTACAGGCCAGAGGGTCACTCCTCATACAAGAAGAACTACTTGGCAGATCCCGGCTCCTCCTTTATCACCGGCTCGGCACCTCCCCATGTAAAAACTTCGGGGTATACCTGACGACCGGGTAGGTGGACAgggcattggtggccgcagcatGGAACAGGCGCTCGGCGGGGAAGTCCTTCGGGCCCGCCTCCTTCTCCGCATCCTCGGGAGCCGACTGGCTGACAATATGTGTCTCCAAGTCCGCAGTCGCCAGCACTCGGTCGTCGTAAGGGCGTACCGCCTCCATCAAGCACAACACCTCGGCGACGTCGAACTCGCCATTCTCGGACGGAAAGCCGGCCGTCACCTCCTCCACATCGAAGCCCTCCGAGTAGTGGCCGGGCAAGCACCATGCTCAAAGCCATGCTAACGCCCACACGACAAGAGGAGCGGCGGAGCCAGTCGACCACCGCCGGAATATCGGAGACGGCTTTGAAGACCGACGGCGCATCACggggaatcacctcccgcggactcAGGTACTGAAGCGCCGCCAATATGTCCCCCGCGCAGGCGATGATGCGCGTGGTCGCAGCCTGCAGGCACTCTCGAGGGGTCGCCGCCTCCACGAATTCACATTGGCCTGAAAAAACGAAAAGTTCACAAAGTCAGCACCTGCTCATAagtgactcgccacgctcggggactggcccccgcagcggactcgccacgctccGGGACTGGCCCCCGGCACGGActggccacgctcggggactggccccgcaGCGGActggccacgctcggggactggcccccgcagcggactcgccacgctcggggactggcccccagcACAGACTCGCCATGCTTGGCGACTGTCGACGCCATGATTTTCCAAAAGGCTAACGAAGAGCAACAAGGGAGAAGCACTTACCAACGAGCTGCCGCGACATTTCGCGGACAAAGGCCTCAAAACTGGTCTTTTCGGCTTGCACCGCCAAGACAGTACCCTCCGACGCCTCCTTCTCCGTGGCAAGGTCCTTGGCGTGCTGCAGCTTCAAGGCCGCAATCTCTTCCCGCAACGTCGCCGCGGCTCCCCGGGTAGCGTCCCTAGCCTCCGCCGCAACCTCGAGCTTGCCCTTGTACTCGGCAATGACGTCCTCGAGGTCCTTTCCCTTGCCCTCCAAAACTTTGTTGAGGTCAGCAAGCTCCATCTTTGCCTTCTTCGTCACCTCCTCAGCCGTCTTCGCCCGGAACTCGGCATCCCGGTAGAAGGACTCCTTGACATACCCCTCGCGTGCTTCACCCAATGCCTTCTCGCGCGCCTCTGCTACAGAAGAATGACGAGCATCAGAGATATTAAAAAAGGTGGAAGAATCACACAAAACTCCACCGACCCTGAAAAGGGAGAAAACTTACTACCAATAGCGACCAGCTGGCGGTTCTTCTTCGCCGCCTCCTCCACCAGCGCCGTCAGGCGCTTCACTTCAGCCTGCAAAAAAGGAAAACACGTATAAAACAAATTCGTCCGGTTACCAATCAAACAGAAGACTCGACTCGCCCCTTCAgcccaagtcgaccctcggggactggggggaAACCGTACTACAAGCCAAGAAATGCTTACCACATGAACTTCACCGAGTGCCGCGTGAAGCTCAGTAAAAGACAAAGTCGACAGCGGAGGCCGGCGCGACTCGTGCGTCCCGCCCCCCTGCACCACCACCTCGGTCGACGGTGTCTCTTCCGCCGGTGCTTCGGGATCGCTGGGACGATCCTGGTCCCTGGCGGCCTTCGTTTGCCGCTCCCTCATCTTCGCAGAGAGACCGCTTCCCTCGGCAGCGCCCCGCTCTTTTTCCACCACGGGAGGGATGGCGTCCGGACCCCGAGCCGTCGCCGACTCGGTGCCCGCCGTCTCCTCCTCCACCATGGGGGGGACGACGTCCAGACCCCGAGCCATGGCCGACTCGGCGCCCGCCTTCGTCACCTCACCGCTGCTCGCACTCACCGAGGGGCCGCCCCCGGCGACTGGCCCGACTGAGCTGGCGGTCGCGCCCGTCGCCTTGCTCACAACGGCGGGCTCCTCTCGCGATTAGGCTAGGCTCGTGGGGTCGGCGGCCGCTTTCTTCGACTCGGCGGCCTTCTTCAGCTCAGCCGCCTTCTTCGCCTCGGCCGCCCTTGTAGCCGCCGCTCCACCAACCGGGGCGAGCCTCGTCAGAACCTTCTTCTTGGACCTGCAAAGGATCAACATGAACTCCTCGCCAACCCAGCAAACGGTGAAACAAGACAAGGCAAGGCATGCTTACTTCACCGTCGGGATCGCCTTCACGCCCGGGCCGACTCGGGCCCCGGCCTCGAGGGCGTCCTTCATGGGGCGCCGAAGCTCAGTGGCGCCCTCAAGGATGGTCTGACGCAACCGCTTGGACCGCGGCTCGTCAGCCCCCGTCGCGGgcccctttccttccggaggcgaGGTCGTCTCCTCTCCTTCATCGTCCTCCGTGGCACCCTCCCCCGGTGCGCCCTGTGACGAGGAGGTTGTCCCCCTCTTCGCACCGCGAGGTAGTCGGATGAAGTCCCTCGCGTCGGAGTCCGATTCGGTGCGCTCCCCTTCGTCTTcggcttcgtcttcttcgcctTCGGTCATCTCCGGAGGCTCCTTCCCCGCAAGCGGGGGAAGATGGTCAGCGACCTTCTGCCATCGCTGCGCCCAGGCCGAGAAAGCGCGCCCGTGGGCTCGGAACCCCAATCGACAAGTTGAAATTGCTAAGGAAGATGAATTGGTACCTGAGGCACCGACTTGTCCTCGGAGAAGAGCTGCAGCCCGTCGTCGAAGGAGGTGAAGGTGGCTGTGGTGACCTTAGCGAGCGCCTTTCGGTACTCggcctcgtcccactcggtcgccgtcgagCGGGTGCAGTCGTTCTGCCCTCGGTACTCCCACATGAGGTGGCCGCGGCAGCGTAGAGGAATCAAGCGGCGGCCGagccaacagttgtacatgttggcggCCGTCAACCCGTCATCCTTCATCGCTTGGATCGCCAGGCGCATCTCCCTCACCACTTCCTCCTggtcgcgcggcagcgaccgcaCGTTGAGGCGCCGGGGGACACTCGGCTCGGGTGTGTACTGGGGAATGCGAACCCCCCCGGAGGAGTGTACTCCATGGCGTGGAACCAAAACCGGCGCCATTGcgactgcgccttcttggggagcacCATGTCAAT
Coding sequences within it:
- the LOC139838133 gene encoding uncharacterized protein, yielding MRTKRPTCLVDAQKLAGRVAALSRFIPRLGDKATPLYRLLKKSDSFEWTDEAQKALEELQNALRNAHVLAAPLPQKTMLLYVAASSRAISAVMFVERKEEGKDQLTQRPVYYISEALIESKQRYPHYQKLVYAVLRAQRRLAPYFHEHPIKVVASTPLTDIICNRDATDRIAKWAVELGIHNITYESRHAIKSQALADFLADWEEAQQPSSPADLKHWTLHFDCSKNLEGAGAGVVLTSPKGDIVRFLQLRFEPCTNNMAEYEALLHGMRIAKEMGATRLHCLGDSDLVASQTPGTCDATDANMIAYKRAVDQAGARFAGHVVERVDRRKNKEADALAKLGSKRLPPPPGVFLDILTHSSVRVPREIDIAEPPAPDSILVALASDTGDWTEPYISYLERQVLPMDETEARTLVRCCKSFTIINNELYKRSVSGVFQRCVTADEGRKILRDIHAGDCGHHAGARSIVAKAFRHGFYWPTTHEDAVDLIRACAGCQK
- the LOC127340072 gene encoding uncharacterized protein, which translates into the protein MQGSALKTIPLTWPFAVRGMDMVGKFKTAPGGYTHLLVAVDKFTIWVEAKPIKKCDDNTATKFLRELIYHYGYPHSIITDNGTNFAKGEMADFYEEKGIRLDLASVAHPESNGSTGFTPFFLVYSAEAVMPTDYAEEENERARKDDVDLLDEARDLALSRTAIYQQCLRRYHSRRVRGRSFQEGDLVLRLIQDKKGMHKLSPPWEGPFAVSRALGNDAYYLTDVRKDDKGEPLTREVERPWNINLLRRFYT